GATTACACCAACGTCCGCATAGGGCGCCGCCATAAACCATGGCCGCATTTCCGATAAATTTAGATGCCTTTATTACTGGAGAACTATAGACGGCATAGATACCGGCCCCACTCTTGGCGCTATTATTTGAAAATCGGCAATTTGTAATTCTTAAATCAGCACCGCCATCATATATGGCACCTCCGACCTCGGTTGCAGTGTTGCCGGTAAATTTACAATTTCTGATAATGGGTGACATGTAAGATTCATTAAAAGAACAGTAGTTAGGTGTTTTATCGGCATACAGTCCACCACCAGATGAGTCATCGGAGGATGCATATGATGCATACCCCTCCCGGATGGTAAATCCGTCAAGGACAAAATACGAGGCCGTTGCCTTGATGCATTGATATGTATTGTTCCCGTCAATAATGGTTGGATAGGCCTCAGGGTCTCTGTCAGCAAATGCAGGCGCGGCTGTCCGGGGAAATCCGCCATAAATGCTGACCACTTTGTTAATGATGACTGTGCTGGAAAGATTGTAAGCACCTGATTTAACATAAATACTATCAAAAGGCGCATAACAGATCATCCACCGGGAATCAGCTTTTGCAATCGCTTCCTGGATGGTTTTCAACGCCTGGGACCAACTTTCTCCCGTACCACTTGAAGTCACCGACGCATCTACATACCATTTTGTTGCATATGCCGATGTTGCCAGACATAAACACACAAATACAATACCGGTCAGCAGCAATAATTTTTCTTTTTTGTTTTTCATCTCCTCCCCCCTTTTTTTGTTTTAATATGAATTAAAAGGTGAAAACTATGGCTCCTATTTATTAAAAGCCATAAAGTTAAAATAGGCTTGGACAAATTTACCGGAGACTGTTTCTGCCATAGAAAATGAAAACTGCCCGTTTTCCAGGAATTTTCCGGACAGGGCCAGAAATACCGTTCCGGACAATTCCCGGAGCTGATTTGAGATTTGGACATTGTCCTGATCAAACCTATCAATCATGAAGGTCCGGCACCTGACCGGCCTGAAGTCAAAAATTCGGCACCCATCCCCGCAGTTAAAGGGACAGGCACTATCCTTTGCCTGCAATGCATCCATGGCCTGTTGAACCGCAGCGGTCCGCTGGTCCGATTTCATTTGCCAGCCCATACGGGTGTGGATGTAGACCACCTCGATAAAAGGCATGGTAAAGGGCAGCTTACAGCAGGGATGAGCGCCTGTGCCGCAAAGGATCTCATCATCTTTGGCCCTCCCCCCTGCCGCCTCCTGGTCAATCCTGTCCACCAACGCTTCATAGTCTGAAAAAAACCGGCCCAGATCCACCTTGTTTTTCAATTCCAGTGAGGGCTTTCTTATCTTGAGCATGCCCGATTTTTTATTGTACTTTTTTACCAGCTTCCACTGGCTGTAAGTGGAGGGGTTGGCCTGGGTCCGCTTGAGCTTTTTGGAGGCAGCCTTTAACCCCAAGCCTTTACGGATCATATAGGCGGTAACAAATGTACCGGTCCTGCCGATACCGTGACGGCAGTGGACCAGCACCTTTTTCCCCAGGTATATGGCCTCGTCCATCCAGGCCAGGGCGTCTTCCATTTGGGCCATCTCAGGTACATCCTCATCCCAGATGGGCAGGTGAAAGACATCGAATCCTGCCTTTTCCTCAATCTCATGGAGATCGCTGAATTCGGCGCAGAGGTTGACAATGGCGTGGATACCGTTCTCCCGGATGATATCCAGCTCGGCATAGGACATAGGGGCACGGCCCACGGCCAGGCTCCGGGTAATCCATGTCAGATGGTAGCTCATCTATTCTCCTATGAAAGACCTGAAATCATATTGGCCGTTCATGAAGGCGGTTACATATTCTTCCACATCTGCCTCTTCTTTAAGATACATATCCATCAACTTGGTGGCCCCGAGCAGCCGCCCGGTCAGGTCCATAACCTCTTTAAGCCGGATTTCATCCACCTCTATAATCCGGCCGTCAATCAGGTCAGCGGTGATCTGGGTTACAAATCCTATTTTTTCCAGCACCCCTGAGATAAAAGCGGCCCTGCGCCATCTGCCCCCGGAATTACCACCGCCCCCGGAGAACCGGAACAAAATATAATTTTCCTCTTTGGATTGGGTGCAAATGCAGTCAAGTATCACAAAATGATACCCAAACCTCAAGTTAAGATTCATATAATTCCTGGACACCACGGCGTAGCTGCCGAACTGTGGCGAATCCGGGGAAATGATGCCTCCGGCCATGACGATTTTATCATAGGATTCCCAATCAAAATGGGTGGC
Above is a window of uncultured Desulfobacter sp. DNA encoding:
- a CDS encoding right-handed parallel beta-helix repeat-containing protein; translation: MKNKKEKLLLLTGIVFVCLCLATSAYATKWYVDASVTSSGTGESWSQALKTIQEAIAKADSRWMICYAPFDSIYVKSGAYNLSSTVIINKVVSIYGGFPRTAAPAFADRDPEAYPTIIDGNNTYQCIKATASYFVLDGFTIREGYASYASSDDSSGGGLYADKTPNYCSFNESYMSPIIRNCKFTGNTATEVGGAIYDGGADLRITNCRFSNNSAKSGAGIYAVYSSPVIKASKFIGNAAMVYGGALCGRWCNQTTEAIAYMINCVFHDNSAQIGGAVYSYIFYPRIWNCTFYQNSATSDGGGFHSYDAYSNPADIKNCIFWGNTPNQLRYNVSSSTYLDVDWSDIQGGWTPVEHNINIDPGFAGASDFHLTEGSPCIDAGRSFSTYSEDIEGVLRPQDGDFDGLAEWDMGAYEFEGYSPDSDDDGDKDGKDLYDLINNFSLAKMIIFCEQFGSID
- a CDS encoding dual specificity protein phosphatase family protein, yielding MSYHLTWITRSLAVGRAPMSYAELDIIRENGIHAIVNLCAEFSDLHEIEEKAGFDVFHLPIWDEDVPEMAQMEDALAWMDEAIYLGKKVLVHCRHGIGRTGTFVTAYMIRKGLGLKAASKKLKRTQANPSTYSQWKLVKKYNKKSGMLKIRKPSLELKNKVDLGRFFSDYEALVDRIDQEAAGGRAKDDEILCGTGAHPCCKLPFTMPFIEVVYIHTRMGWQMKSDQRTAAVQQAMDALQAKDSACPFNCGDGCRIFDFRPVRCRTFMIDRFDQDNVQISNQLRELSGTVFLALSGKFLENGQFSFSMAETVSGKFVQAYFNFMAFNK